TCGGAACAGTATATGCTGATTTTAGAGACGTTGACTAGAGCCAAATAAATGGAAGAATTACAACGGAAACGAGTCTCGTTCGCACTCGTGATCGACGCCCTGTATTTAGATGGAATGTGTCACACCATGCGGCACTTACAACACTTTAAAAACCTTGTTATTGGccaaaaaactttctaaatttttcgtGAAGGTCTGAAACTCTCGGCAATTTTTCACATCCCTTGTTTTCTTTTTCGAGAGAATCCTTTTTTCGAATATCTTAAGCACTTTGACTTAAATccatttttgatgtaaaattcattaatccAGCTTAGTTTCGTAGTAGTTCATCATTCACTCCATCCATACAATAATCGATCACTTTTTCGTCGGGAATCGGTACACGCAtcacaaaaatcattttataatggAAAGAACTTAAGAACGATTGACCAGTGTGCCATATTTGCACTTGAAAGTGTTTCCTCCGTGCGACTTTCGCGGAAGTCGAACATTTGTTACATCCACCATTTAAGACAGCGACCGATTATAGGCTTAGTGATGCAGCTTCAAGCTGTCGCTCTCGtctcaaaatatacaaaatatactGTTTTTGTACCAGAAGCTCTCCCTCACATCGCAGCAACTACCTTTCGCATTTCATATCAGCTGGAATAGTGGCTATATTTATATCCTGACCGGGACGCTCGACACAATTCTCTTGAGGACGATCTGCTTCGTTTCTTCTCTGTGCCTCACAAATTCTTTGTTCTTCTTCAGGCCTTTTGCTCATCCAAAACTCTTTGCTCTTACAAACCTCTTGACTAACCCAACGCTCTTTCTTTGGGGTTTTGCGATTATATTTGCTACTCGGAATTGGCAGACCTCTCACACGTATAAAGTCTTTCAGTTCGGCCAACGTGTATTTGTTTGGATCTCTATCTATAGGAACTATATTTATCAGAATTAGACTAAAAGCTCCCGTGTCCAAATTTGCTTTTCCTCTCACACAGAGAGAACCAAAGGTTCCATGCACGCAGCGAAGAAATTTTCGTCTTGTCTCCTACAGAGAAAACGGGTACGCACACAGCTACCGATTTTTTTCTGTCTCtcagacaaaatttaaagttCCACGTACGCAGCGACAATATTTGCAACTCAAACAGATCGCTAAGTTTGATATGCGTTGCATAACTTGATACACATTTTTAGCTCACCCAGAGCAAGTACGGAAATAACAGCATGCATTCAAGATCCGTTCGGTACGTGGCCGcgagaaaaaattccttttggtTTAATCCAAGTTCGCGAATCTCACTTAACCCAGTTCTGAGACTGTAGTCTGTGAGGGAGCGAAGAAGTGAGAAATAATAAGCAATCGGATAACCCAGTAATTTTAGGTTTATTCAGCTTACGTTTACAAATAGCTAGTTCGAACCAGAGTTCGAGCTCAAGGTCAGGGTGGCCacaagattaaatatttaaatttccctgACAATTCCCTGACATTTAGACGAGTTTCCCTGATaggaaattatttagaaaagcgaataaggtttcaatacTGTGACAAGCAAAATAATGAATCAAGTCAGAAAAATGAGCTATACATGCAATGTAGATTAATTAAGGTCAGATAGcacagcggcgccactaacgaaaaacaaaatgtcatataatggatattttttgcttttttttgttgttgctattattcaccaaaaaaaaaattattttgctccattagtttttgagaaaataaggcGGTGCTAGCTTGCCATCAACTCAGCGGGGCACCAtctacaaaaatcatgaaatttaaaaaaatgactagatTAGATTTTTGCTGctctttttttgctttacaatgcgctatgaatcgcttttgtaaaaccaactatttttttttaaattgccccctgtaatgaaaaaagtattaagcaaTGACTAggatagatttttttgctatttatctgctttccaatgtgatatgaagcacttttttaaaaataaacccttaatttaaaaatcaacccTTTGTGCtgcaaaaacttatttaaaaaaaagaaactatctagatgcaaaatacttataaaatatgaaCACAGTATTTTGAAAGCATAACTGAcgagcaaaattattcttcacccctCATCGTTACAAAAAAAAACCCCGTATTTGCATCTGAATACAAACATGCAGGCTGCTTCCAAAAATTGTATACGTTAACTGTtaggatttttgtgctctttctttattttccaatgacatatcaatctcttttgtaaaattaacccttatataaaaaaacaacacCCTGCAATGAAAACACGCATTGAAAAAAGTagttatctacatagatggaacttacttataaattagtaaaatgttactttcaagcagaattatttttcactcctaatctttacaaaaataaccctcataatgtataagctaaaattgcaatatCTCTCACAACATTATTTTCCAGTCtttgtgtgtatattcaaaaaatataatttaccctTTTCGATGCATTTTCtaatgcatttaaaaaactaCCAGCACaacaaattcttaacgaaaaaaatccatgttcatataaagaacaatctaaatgttcagaatgattgaaaattttttgagagcagactttttctaaagtaattttttgaaatagtgattaaaactatttttaaagataagttgaagtaattttaaaactctaaaaagCAGCCGTTTGACTAGGGATGCTGGGCATCTACATCTATGTTGTGAAATACATTTCGCCTTTTATATGTGTAACCTATGAGAACCATTTGTCCAAATCACattcacaaaaaatgcatttcgttCTGTACATAATTGTCATATAATATCAAGTCGCCAATTTATTATCTCCTTCAAATACAGGGTCGTGgtgtttctgctaataaatattcaGGATTCGAACTTGtggaaattcgattttattaagttCGTTCGGTTTCTTGAATTTACCAGCGGGTTAAGATGGTAAGGAATCATGTTCCAACTGCCCCCGGAAACCACCCCTAACGTGAAATATGACTTAGTTTGATGAGAAGGTCTTTCAGAATCTTTTCGACTTTGCTATTATCAAAACTTCGCAAATTTCGAACTTATCCAAGTACATCAGTCACCTGGGTTTTCGACAGACCCAATGCTCCGAGTTATGAAATAACCTACTTTAGTGAAACCCATATAAATTCGACCTTATCCAGGTAGAAcggtcacatgatttttttatggAATCAATGTTGTAAGGAATCAAGGTTTAGTATTCCCATTAAACTACCCTTATCGCAAAATTCGTCTGAATTTGATTAATGGTAGACTATGTACATTTCTGGATAACTGTATTAGGGAAACCCATACAAGTTCAacgttatccaggtagatcgttcACTTGATCTTCTTATCGGCTGAATGCTGCAAATGATCAAGTTTTATTAAACCCAAAAAACTGTCCTTATTGTGAAGTTAATTTTCACTTTATTGGTattatatgacaattttgtacagaacgggatgcatttttttaaatgtgatttcGGCAAATGGTTCACATAGATTAAAAATCAAAGATAAAACACAATAGATAAAagcgaaaatgtattttataacatACATGTAGATCCCCAGTATCCCTATTTACAAAAGtgctttttaggattttaaaacgatttcagcttatcttcaaaaatagttttaataactatttgaaaaaaatcatttaagaaaatgtctgctctcaacaaattttcaaccgttcTGGACATTTAGATTGTTCTTTATATAAGAATGGATTTTACTCGTTAATAATTGTTGTGCTGGAACTTGTTCAAAAccattaaaagatgcatcgaaaaaggtaaattatattcatggaatatacacacatagactggaaaataattttgatgagaaataattatgcttaaaagtaccatgttactattttataagcaAGTTCTATCTATGTatatatcgacttttttcaatacgtgttttcattacagggtgcgTCTTTCAtatagaagggttaattttacaaaagcgatttatatgacattggaaaataaagGAAGAGCACACACATTAAGAGCACGACaatcccaacagttaatgtatataatttgtgGGATCAGTCTGCATCAGTCATAATTTTGCACCTTAGTCTTGCAttaaaaataccgtgttaatattttataagcatTTTCCATTTAGAcagtttccttttttttaaaatacaattttgcagCACAGGGagctgctttttaaaataagggttgattttacaaaagtgtttatatcacattggaaacaaaaaaattgaaaaaaaatctagcctggtcctttttttaatacttttttcattacagggggtaattttttaaaacaaggtttgattttacaaaagcgattcatagcccaTTTTAAAGCCGCTGAGTTTTCTGACCTGATTAATGAACCAAAGGTTATGTATCCGaactgtaaataaagaaataactacaaataCAAAACTAAgaatctaattatatttttaaagaatgtacattgaaaaatattcatattgATATTGGGAAGtgcttccaaaatattataaaaacatataaatttccattttccctgacagctgcttcatttccctgacatttccctgacAAACTTgattttccctgacatttccctgacttccctgaTGTGTGGCCACCCTAAAGATAAATCTTTCTGGTAATGAGTTATAGATGGTTCTCGACTTCTAGTAGCATATCTTTTTCAAGAAGCTTCGAGAATTATGAATACAAAATATCTCCTACAATTTCTTAcattaaggcagtattctactttgaaatgctcaagaaaaaaactatttttgtgattttttttctgagACTATTATTGACGATATTGATGTAGGGTTTATTAGGcttaataaatgcattttttaaatatattaaacaattttttaaatttattttatggacTTTTTATACATGTTAACGTCAGTCAAGGTCAACTCCTCAAAAAGTAGGTAGGTCTGcgctgttgtaaaaatctcgagaatggaaggtccgaaacaaaaaaattaaacaattttagattcagtatgactTCAATAACCGACTGAACTAGACTTTATGATATACATGTAAAAAGAACAAAATGACggcgaaaaaacaaaacaaaaactaaaaaagtggttttattttcacagttttttgcaacaataatatagttgaaattaattttttttaataatccgaGGTCAGCCTGTTACTAAACTGatactgaatctaaaactgtttgatttttttgtttcgaactgccgattctcgagatttttacaaTAGCGCGGACCTACCTACTATTTGTGAAGTTAACTTTGACTGGCGTTTTCATGTATAAAAAGTGcatcaaataaatgaaaattttttagatatatatTTCCAGAGTGTATTTTTTTAGACTAACAAACCGTGCATCGATGTCATTATGAATAATCtcagaaaaatagctttttttcttGCGTTTTAAAGTATAATACTGCCTTAAAAGtacttattaacaaatatttaccaCAAAAACGATATCTCCACCATCTTCTTGTACTGTAGGTCGTATACGAGTATCAAGCAATTCTTTTATCATCTGTACGATTTCATCATCATCTTCACTaacttctgaagaaaaaaaaattcgataaaaataaacatttaaatattttttaatttttatacacgAGTCGTGACCAAAAAGTTGTGATATTCAAGTCTAGGCCATGTAGCCCAATTTCATGATTTAATGGACTTTTCTAATAATACTGCGATATAGTACTTATATCGAAGAAGTTTTtagtaaattttccaaattttagttgtttaatttagaaatgggaaattaaaatattctgaaatttttacttgGTGAAATCTCCCCAAATAGATATTCGcacaaataactttagaaataattgaaaaaatattattgttaataattaagaattatacgaatcatttctattaatttgagaaatttgaaaagtatGCAGGAGAAACCAGTTCAAACTGAATAATGAGAAAAAGTGAgttgattttaaagcaaaagttctGTCGTACTTTTTATGGGCAACAgtattaaaaatgagttacataTATAATTAGCCTTTTAACCGCTTGCttactatttttcaaatgataaatttatttttaacatgtcCCTCGACAGCTTATTGCTAAGGCTTTAAATGTCAATATTCACTTTGCAGCAGAAGAGTATAATCTAAATAAAATTGCAACATTAAACAAAAGTATAGAATATAGGAACAATGGCTAATTAATACGACGGCATcgatatcattaaaattaatgaaccagcGTTAATTTGTTATGTAATACTTATCccactttttcataatttatgaatattatgaCTTTAAATGTTATTCTATTCACTTCGGACTGGTTTCCCCTATAGAGACAGTTGATGTACTTCTAAAAGTGCTTAGTTATGATTTAAAGTCTGCCTCCGAAGTTTCGTTTCTACTCAggaatactaggcagtctgataagtacctgaaaattctaagagatggcattagtattcactaatgtgaaccattttcgtcgagcttgatccttcaaatgacgcNNNNNNNNNNNNNNNNNNNNNNNNNNNNNNNNNNNNNNNNNNNNNNNNNNNNNNNNNNNNNNNNNNNNNNNNNNNNNNNNNNNNNNNNNNNNNNNNNNNNCACgataatgcgcctgttcattcatgcttagttgcacaagcaaaattgcatgaaatcggctttgaattggttcctcagccaccgtattcaccagacctggcctccagcgactattacttattccctaacctgaagagatggctcaccggttagcgtttttactcaaatgaggagctcatagctgaaactgaggcgtattttggagaccttccgatcgagtacttttcggacggtatcaaaaagttagaaaatcattggactcgctgtatcgacctaaaaggagagtatgttgaaaaataaaaccgactttggccaaaaaaacgtctccgtgtttcatttttcagggacttatcagactgcctagtagaactcgaaaaaaataaataaagaatctctaaaaaattgaaaataattagtcTTTAATTCTTATGTAAGTGTACACATAAGcccaagaatatttattttctgtaaAGAAACAAAATTGTAACAAATATGCAGCGAATGGTTTTTGTGTTAACGCATTTGGTTGAGCTTTTTTATTGATTACTAATAAAATAAGAAGAGAGTTTAAAATGTAGATACACTGTCAAACacagcaaacaaaaaaattttgtagtgatttttaagattttcacatCCACTCTTAAacatttgaagaataattttaaaatttgatgtttcCACTCAGTGACTCTGCGGTAATCTTATTatagtacaagtccgataactttccaacttcagggctgtaggggcggaaaattccacgaattgcggagttatcggatgccccctctagtagaACGAAATTAGGTGatcgcatgcgtaaatcatgggagCAAATCactagcaaaatagcacacgcaGTGAGAGAAcgacaattagtgtgcgtgccgtacgtgtgataacgttttaaggggagtgtacacttatcggacggaaATTTATCGGACGTATACTGTATATATTATGTGTTCATCGGGTTCAAATTATGAAGGCTGGTAGAAGTTTCACACACAATACTTCAGAGTACttattagttattaaaaatgatcaataatagtcttcttaaaatgtacttttaaagcttcctttattttttaacggaaaattgatcaactttataaaaaacgacgaaattttaagtttacaattataaaataaatgttttttcaatgaattatCTCCTTAAAAACCGTCGGTCTTaacatcaattttgaaaagttattttaaaactattttagttaaTTCTTACAACAAAATTTACTTCGTACCCGTTTGTATTAACtgagaatcaaaatataaatacaaataaatcaaaaatataattataaaaaaaaattgtttgcttatttaaagtaccaaattaaaaaagacagtacaaaattcattactttttggCAAAGACCCGTACATAAAAAGCCATATTAGAAAAAAACAAGAGACAGAAAATATCATAGGTAACTAACGAGTACTTGACGACGGTTGCTCATCTGTAAGTAGAGGTAGGCCACTTGCAAAAAAATCCATGACAGTGGCAAATATTTCTGGCTTCAACACATTCCAATCAACATCTTCGTCCATTTTGGTTATAGTAATAAAATCTGAACCATAAAATACGGCTTTAACTCCTTCAATCCGAAAGAGCATTTTTGCGAGTGGGGAACAATTTGCATCAGCAACTGTCGGAAAATCTTTTGTTTGTCCTTTGTTCAGAATAGGAATACCAGGTACGAACTTCAAACTATTTGGGTTTGGAGTATCTTGGGTTTGGATGAACATTGTTCGCTTTTGAAAGATAGAAAAACTCGGCTGAACGTTACGAAATTGACAAAAGGATTTTGTATTGAGACTTCGGCATTCTGCGTGAAGGTGATGAAGTTGATtgtctaaaattctaaaatacaaaatttcaaaattaattgtgtaTGGCATTTATAAATCTataacttcaataattttttaaaatgatttattaggTCCCTAGCAGAAAAAATGTTTGCTTTTATAcacatttcaaatattctatttagAATATATTCAAATTACAAATATGTCGATTGCCAATGAAtagttctagaatttttttattttcaaggcgtgaatttgaaaaagtccaatttttgcATTCACTAAGAAAGAAGactacaaattttctattttaaatttcgaatatttaccTATTAGTATTAAAtggtgaatataaataaaatattttatttccacaTTTTATCATTTCGCAAATCGCGAAGTACTTTTGAGTATATAATGGTGAAACATGGTTTTATTATAGATTTCAAGCTGCTGAATTCATAGATAGTATAAGTCCAGTGATATAACTGGAAAATCTGGAACATAACCTTAAAACAAAATTGGCTGAACGGTGCTTTACAGGACAAAATTAGATTTGTTTACTTCCATTTACTTGCACAAATGTACTCCCTGAATCAAAATCCGCGGATTCTCACTTTTTTCGTCAGTAGCACAGTATTCACTGATGAATCAGTGGAATTTCTAGCCATTGACTAGATAGTCCCTAAATTGAGTGGCTTTTATATATAGTTCTGCTTACCACTGACCTTCAATGGAGGAACAGCTATTTGCTCTTATTATAACGCACTCTTTTGGATTCGAAAGATCTTCGTAgaggcattttttttttgttctgagGCAAATCTCTTTTTAACATCCAACAGTAGTCCGCCATCATATTTTCATCCTATCTGGCTTGATATCTTTGTTCCATATCTTTGATATCTTGGTGGAACCTTTCGCCCTGTTCTTCACTGTTTTCCCCAAGGTTTTCAGGGAAGTAATCAACATGAGAATCCATGAAATGTAGCTTCAAACTCattaaacactttaattttttgaaactatcgACCATTCTCGAGACTTGTTTTTTCCATTATGGGCTTTTGacaattcccaaaaaattttcaacgacgtTTTTGTAATCAAACCATGCTTTTTTCACAGTCAGtcattttagtaacaaaaacGTCGTGTTTCAAGAGTTTTGGAATTTGAGGTCCATCAAATATTCCTTCTTTTAACTTAGCATTGGACAATTGGGGAAACTGAGACACTATATACTGAAAACATTGTCCTTCTTTATTTAGTGCttttacaaattgtttcattAGACCCAACTTGATGTATAGAAGTGGAAGAAGGACTTTTGATGGCTCCACTAATGGCTCATTAATGACGTTTCTGCATCCTCATTCCAGTAACATTCTTATCggccaaattttgttcttataatGGTTGCCACGATCTCGGCTGTCTCATAGGTACAAGAAACAAGGGTACTTCGTACCTCCTGATTGTTGTCCCAGAAGCATCGTAAGAACTTTGAAATCTCCACAAATTTGCCACTTATGTTGTTCGTACTTGATTTTTTCCAAGACGATTCTCATATTACTATAATTTTCATTGTGTTTTGTTGAATGAGCTATTAGTATCGATACATTCAATGTGGGAATCTGCACTGATGCTTGTAAAATAGTCTGTCTCATGTTCTAGAActaccttttttttttagtaattgaaTGAGAAGTGCCAGCGTCTACTGGAATGTCTGCAGGGTTTTTCATTGGTGGTCGTATCAGCGAAGATACTGTGTTGTAAGTTATtgattgtttcttgaaaattccccaGTAATGTTCTTCCGATATTTTGGGATTTACTTTGTGCAAATCTAACAAAATTGAATCTGATTGTTTTCACAACTATGAGTTTTTTGTTTTGGAAGCCATGGTAATTTCGATCCCCGCACGTTAAGGATCCTGGCCCGATCGCAGGTTAGTCCACTATCCTGGGGGTGATAACTCATAACTCCCCAGGGCTAAGTATGAGGGCTTTGCGGCTTTGATGAGGATAATGTCAACTCATGGTCAGACACAATACAGCTGCATTCTCACACCTTAACGTCCCCATGCAGATCAGCGCACCTTCGCTGGCTTCATTACTGACTTCACTGGAAGgtgaatcattctacacatctcTTTTCAGAGCAGTTGTCATCACTTCCAGCACCTAACGTAGTAGCAGGTATTGACTTTAACATTTCAGTGAATTAAATGGATGCAAATGGATGGACACTCCAGTCCGAAAATTTATGATTGAATCGTAACACAACAGGCTCAGAACTCATAGTTCAGAAGAAACGCAGTAAGCATACTTACGATAAATATGATGGGATAGACTTCTCTGAAAGCAGATTGTTGTAATACAGCATGTTTTTGGAATAATGTAGCAAAATTTTTCGTTACTATgcagatttggcttaaaaattgggttctacagctcaaaatccataaaaatgcaATGCTGGATTACAAGTTGCTTACTGTCATACGTCAGTTATATAACTAATCTGGCTCTATTTTTGGAATCAGAGCTTGTATCCTGtaagaaaaacatgtttttccatCATATACTCCAATATacggttttttgaggttatgtcgaaaaCCAATCATGAAAGGTGCTATTTTgagttcagattcggattcaacgGATCAAAATAaataggaatacatgtgtctcGTCCAAAGTACTAGACTTTTTTTGTATGGCTCTGTTATACAATATTAAAAGCTTTAAGTTGTATATATAAACCCTCAAAGATAACACTCGATCTGCGCATAAGTATATACCACACTAGGGCGAATTCGAATTTCGTCGTTTTGAATGATAATATTTCTTAagataagatacatttttcagggtaaaaattattgagaaatgcaatggtaataaaaataaatataatgaacaatttaaaaatagtaaaaaaagaaaaaaatgagaacTTTTATGagatgtcattttttcaaaaaattgccatttttttagTAATCATCTAAagcgtatttttttcttttaaattgaaggtcaaagtacatattttaaagaaaaaatactaagtctaaaaataattgatctataatgaaaaacatattgaaaaatcagcaaattaatgaataataatattgcttGACTCTAGCTCACAAAACACGCAT
This DNA window, taken from Belonocnema kinseyi isolate 2016_QV_RU_SX_M_011 chromosome 9, B_treatae_v1, whole genome shotgun sequence, encodes the following:
- the LOC117179610 gene encoding NFU1 iron-sulfur cluster scaffold homolog, mitochondrial-like isoform X2 → MDKLKILIKPEFASWVLTGRSSFICSYFKILDNQLHHLHAECRSLNTKSFCQFRNVQPSFSIFQKRTMFIQTQDTPNPNSLKFVPGIPILNKGQTKDFPTVADANCSPLAKMLFRIEGVKAVFYGSDFITITKMDEDVDWNVLKPEIFATVMDFFASGLPLLTDEQPSSSTLSEDDDEIVQMIKELLDTRIRPTVQEDGGDIVFVGFEEGIVKLKMQGSCTNCPSSVVTLRKGVQNMMQFYIPEVLGVIQVEDKVDKISKEEFENFEKKIADAATTTTDE
- the LOC117179610 gene encoding NFU1 iron-sulfur cluster scaffold homolog, mitochondrial-like isoform X4, coding for MFIQTQDTPNPNSLKFVPGIPILNKGQTKDFPTVADANCSPLAKMLFRIEGVKAVFYGSDFITITKMDEDVDWNVLKPEIFATVMDFFASGLPLLTDEQPSSSTQVSEDDDEIVQMIKELLDTRIRPTVQEDGGDIVFVGFEEGIVKLKMQGSCTNCPSSVVTLRKGVQNMMQFYIPEVLGVIQVEDKVDKISKEEFENFEKKIADAATTTTDE
- the LOC117179610 gene encoding NFU1 iron-sulfur cluster scaffold homolog, mitochondrial-like isoform X1, giving the protein MDKLKILIKPEFASWVLTGRSSFICSYFKILDNQLHHLHAECRSLNTKSFCQFRNVQPSFSIFQKRTMFIQTQDTPNPNSLKFVPGIPILNKGQTKDFPTVADANCSPLAKMLFRIEGVKAVFYGSDFITITKMDEDVDWNVLKPEIFATVMDFFASGLPLLTDEQPSSSTQVSEDDDEIVQMIKELLDTRIRPTVQEDGGDIVFVGFEEGIVKLKMQGSCTNCPSSVVTLRKGVQNMMQFYIPEVLGVIQVEDKVDKISKEEFENFEKKIADAATTTTDE
- the LOC117179610 gene encoding NFU1 iron-sulfur cluster scaffold homolog, mitochondrial-like isoform X3, which translates into the protein MVFDALQDIYRILDNQLHHLHAECRSLNTKSFCQFRNVQPSFSIFQKRTMFIQTQDTPNPNSLKFVPGIPILNKGQTKDFPTVADANCSPLAKMLFRIEGVKAVFYGSDFITITKMDEDVDWNVLKPEIFATVMDFFASGLPLLTDEQPSSSTQVSEDDDEIVQMIKELLDTRIRPTVQEDGGDIVFVGFEEGIVKLKMQGSCTNCPSSVVTLRKGVQNMMQFYIPEVLGVIQVEDKVDKISKEEFENFEKKIADAATTTTDE